A region of Ignavibacteriota bacterium DNA encodes the following proteins:
- a CDS encoding GNAT family N-acetyltransferase, with protein MKIFKTESYQQLEKVIKKQDFIDFLYVHLDKFGDSKEAISKCLDFAFKQNGGLGGFALVCMDDKSNMIGALIMNKTGMSGYIPENILVYVAVHESTRGKGIGAQIIDFALGETEGDVKLHVEYENPAKRLYERIGFNTKYAEMRYKK; from the coding sequence ATGAAAATATTCAAAACAGAAAGTTATCAGCAGTTAGAAAAAGTTATCAAGAAACAAGATTTTATTGATTTTTTATATGTGCATTTAGATAAATTTGGCGATTCCAAAGAAGCCATTTCAAAATGTCTTGATTTTGCGTTTAAGCAAAATGGCGGCTTAGGAGGATTTGCACTGGTTTGTATGGATGATAAATCCAACATGATTGGTGCTTTGATAATGAATAAGACCGGAATGAGCGGATATATTCCCGAAAATATATTGGTTTATGTAGCTGTTCATGAATCAACAAGGGGCAAAGGAATTGGAGCTCAAATAATTGATTTCGCTTTAGGCGAAACTGAAGGTGATGTTAAGTTGCACGTTGAGTATGAAAATCCTGCTAAGAGACTATACGAAAGAATTGGATTTAATACAAAATATGCAGAAATGCGTTATAAAAAATAA
- a CDS encoding alanine racemase, which translates to MAQLNICSAKIIENIKILNDFMAKYDKKWTLISKVLSGNKKILNEIIKSGNLSGIHSIGDSRISSLRAVKELNPDVITMYIKPPAINYAQEIIEVADISMNTSIETLVVLNEAASRRNKIHKAIIMIEMGELREGILHENVIDFYSNVFELPNIEIVGLGTNLGCMYGIEPTFDKLLQLSLYKQLIDIKFNQNLNLISGGTSITLPLIEKGKVPKEINHFRIGESAFLGVSPLNNERFLELHTDAFNVEATIVEIEEKEYLPEGIISDGNVGHTGDNSSHDEGTSSKALVDFGILDVNIENIESNDEDVSFIGTTSDITVFDLGDNKNPDGSTKYKVGDSISFSPSYMGVARLMSSKFVDKTIFCQDD; encoded by the coding sequence GTGGCTCAACTAAATATATGCAGTGCCAAAATCATTGAAAATATTAAAATTCTAAATGATTTTATGGCAAAATATGATAAGAAGTGGACATTAATTTCTAAAGTATTATCCGGCAATAAAAAAATTTTAAATGAAATCATAAAATCCGGAAATTTAAGTGGAATACATTCAATTGGTGATTCGAGAATATCAAGTTTGAGAGCTGTAAAAGAGCTGAATCCTGATGTGATTACTATGTATATCAAACCACCTGCAATTAATTACGCACAAGAAATAATCGAAGTTGCAGATATTTCAATGAATACATCAATAGAAACACTTGTAGTTCTTAATGAGGCAGCATCCAGGAGGAATAAAATCCACAAAGCAATAATAATGATTGAGATGGGTGAACTTCGTGAAGGTATTCTACACGAAAATGTAATTGATTTTTATTCGAATGTATTTGAATTGCCTAATATCGAAATTGTCGGTTTAGGAACTAATTTAGGCTGTATGTACGGAATAGAGCCTACTTTTGATAAATTACTTCAACTTTCGCTTTATAAGCAATTAATTGATATTAAATTTAATCAGAATCTAAATTTAATTTCTGGTGGAACATCAATCACGTTGCCTTTAATCGAAAAAGGTAAAGTACCTAAAGAAATCAATCATTTCCGAATTGGTGAATCTGCATTTTTGGGTGTTTCTCCTCTTAATAATGAACGATTTCTTGAACTTCATACTGATGCATTCAATGTCGAGGCAACTATTGTTGAAATCGAGGAAAAAGAATATTTACCTGAAGGGATAATTAGCGATGGTAATGTCGGACATACCGGTGACAACTCATCGCATGATGAAGGAACAAGCTCTAAAGCACTTGTTGATTTTGGAATTCTTGATGTAAATATTGAAAATATTGAGTCCAATGATGAAGATGTCAGTTTTATTGGTACAACATCAGATATTACAGTATTTGACTTAGGAGATAATAAAAATCCCGACGGCTCAACAAAATATAAAGTAGGTGACAGTATTTCATTTAGTCCAAGCTATATGGGTGTAGCTCGCCTGATGAGTTCAAAATTTGTAGATAAGACTATTTTCTGCCAGGACGATTAA
- a CDS encoding PP2C family protein-serine/threonine phosphatase: MANNSIININSLLNLTASLYRSDDENFILNSTLLSLMGKLKIIRSAVFLKIEKEKLFPAIIKGNLSVENIEFFDIEEFSNLNKESKYYHLKDIGVEYLIPVKDDEDFYALICLGKSFSAMELSDDEIDYVNLISKIAANSIRNARTLTSYKSAKMSVELRNQLLSTLFEVSKDFSQNFSAEKIIKTLALNLMGQLTVSRFAVIVIDENGNKNTIVNRFNDKFNSEFLEIISQAVFACKIEALSNYEEIKSISDKIKIMAVAPMIVQGTTRGMLVVGPKMNGSDFSDENLLFIEAIGNSAISALENERLFKEELEKKRIESELDIALEIQKNLLPDKSPELNSFKIHGISIPSRHVGGDLFDYIKLDPDRFLVAIADVSGKGIPASLIMANFQAALRVLAVSEIELEEMILKINDLLCHNTGADKFVTAFFCIFNDKTGDITYINAGHNPPILKRKTGEIEYLEHGGLILGFLEKPFKYKTGNTKMDSGDFLVLFTDGVTEAENHAKVDYGDLRLADLLISINDKSPEMIVDEIVQDVKKYQGSVHQSDDITLVVIGKE, from the coding sequence ATGGCAAATAACAGCATAATAAATATCAACTCACTTCTAAATCTGACAGCGAGTCTGTATCGTTCGGATGATGAAAATTTTATTCTAAATTCCACTTTGCTTAGCTTGATGGGAAAGTTGAAAATTATTCGCTCTGCTGTATTTCTGAAAATTGAAAAAGAGAAACTTTTTCCGGCTATTATTAAAGGAAATTTATCGGTTGAAAATATCGAATTTTTCGATATTGAGGAATTTAGTAATTTAAATAAAGAATCAAAATATTATCATTTGAAAGATATTGGCGTAGAATATTTAATTCCTGTAAAAGACGATGAAGATTTCTATGCTTTAATATGCTTGGGAAAAAGCTTTTCAGCTATGGAATTAAGTGATGATGAAATTGATTATGTGAACCTTATTTCAAAAATCGCAGCAAATTCCATTAGAAACGCCCGCACTTTGACATCTTATAAATCTGCAAAAATGAGCGTAGAATTGAGGAATCAACTTCTTTCCACACTTTTTGAGGTTTCAAAGGATTTTAGTCAGAATTTTTCTGCCGAAAAAATAATCAAAACTCTTGCACTCAACCTTATGGGGCAGCTTACTGTTTCAAGATTTGCTGTCATTGTTATTGATGAAAACGGCAACAAAAACACTATCGTAAATCGTTTCAATGATAAATTCAATTCCGAATTTTTAGAGATTATTTCTCAAGCAGTTTTTGCCTGCAAGATTGAGGCCTTAAGCAATTACGAAGAAATAAAAAGCATATCGGATAAAATAAAAATTATGGCAGTAGCACCAATGATAGTACAAGGTACAACTCGTGGTATGCTTGTTGTTGGTCCGAAGATGAATGGTTCTGATTTCTCAGACGAAAATTTACTATTCATTGAAGCGATTGGGAATTCTGCAATTTCAGCTCTTGAGAATGAACGGCTGTTCAAGGAAGAACTTGAAAAAAAACGAATCGAAAGTGAACTCGATATTGCACTTGAAATTCAAAAAAATCTTCTTCCCGATAAAAGTCCGGAGCTTAATAGCTTTAAGATTCATGGAATAAGCATTCCATCTCGTCACGTAGGCGGAGATTTATTCGATTATATTAAGCTCGATCCCGATAGATTTCTTGTTGCAATTGCCGATGTTTCCGGCAAAGGAATTCCTGCATCACTCATAATGGCTAATTTTCAGGCGGCTCTGCGAGTGCTTGCGGTTTCAGAAATTGAGCTCGAAGAAATGATTCTAAAAATCAATGACCTTCTATGCCATAATACAGGTGCCGATAAATTCGTTACAGCATTTTTCTGCATTTTTAATGACAAAACCGGCGATATTACATATATTAATGCCGGTCATAATCCTCCAATATTGAAACGCAAAACTGGCGAAATAGAGTATTTAGAGCATGGTGGTCTTATTCTCGGATTTCTTGAAAAACCGTTTAAATATAAAACGGGTAATACAAAAATGGATTCCGGTGATTTTCTTGTACTATTTACTGATGGAGTAACTGAAGCAGAAAATCATGCAAAAGTGGATTACGGAGACTTAAGATTGGCAGATTTACTCATCAGCATTAATGATAAATCACCTGAAATGATTGTGGATGAAATTGTACAAGATGTTAAAAAATATCAGGGTTCTGTTCATCAAAGCGATGACATAACATTAGTTGTAATAGGGAAGGAATAA
- the sppA gene encoding signal peptide peptidase SppA: protein MEDMNQQQPKMPAYPPPHRSQRRRTSNWWIPLLIIGVVVALFFVFIAVIISQIGGSFEKQKVEVKNNSVLYLTFKGGMQEYAKSNPFSAFTGTSSGASFFETIRAIQNAADDEKIKGIYIKQDFEAFGWAKALELQEALEEFKKSGKFIYAFMEVGAENQYFNILPADSIFMPGEGIMELNGFGASSLFLKGFFEKIGIDYHVVHYEDFKSAADMYNQTKYTDSAKHQIRVILEQRNKYFVSSVAKHRNMSEEKVTDVMNRGIYTADSLLTEGFIDEFATELNVRDFIRYRANDEPYNLKLTVSQDDKENLYNKDFKGKLNLVGVSDYLTTLKPTKEDVFDKDIEIAVVNGVGPINSGRDTDDGFSSDYTIRSGDFVRNLRKARNNDKVKAIIIRIDSPGGSVIASEEIWDEIIRAKSVKPVYASMSDVAASGGYYMAMACDTIIAHPATITGSIGVVMAIPNVSGTMSKLGMTADTISLSNAAQFMNGMFPYDKQSMDKLRGLSRGIYDRFITRAAESRGMTYEELRSVAKGRVWTGEDAKERNLVDALGGLNTSIDMVKNRLGIPLDKKVYVRFYPEKVDDMQLLLSLLGLEDKKEDEEFKLELAKMMGLTPEAFINNWNMLPDDIRQQMKYMFELSKISSRESAMVAMPYMINIK, encoded by the coding sequence ATGGAAGATATGAACCAACAACAGCCTAAAATGCCGGCTTATCCGCCTCCACACAGGAGTCAAAGAAGAAGAACGAGCAATTGGTGGATTCCCTTATTGATTATTGGTGTGGTAGTAGCACTATTCTTTGTTTTTATTGCCGTTATCATATCACAGATTGGAGGATCTTTTGAAAAACAAAAAGTAGAAGTGAAAAACAATTCAGTTCTATATCTGACTTTCAAAGGTGGAATGCAGGAATATGCAAAAAGTAATCCTTTTTCAGCATTTACCGGTACTAGTAGTGGAGCATCGTTTTTTGAAACAATTCGTGCTATTCAGAATGCTGCTGATGACGAAAAAATCAAGGGCATTTATATTAAGCAAGATTTTGAGGCATTTGGTTGGGCTAAAGCATTAGAACTTCAGGAAGCTCTTGAAGAATTTAAGAAATCCGGAAAATTTATTTATGCATTTATGGAAGTAGGTGCAGAAAATCAATATTTCAATATACTTCCGGCTGACTCAATATTTATGCCCGGCGAAGGTATAATGGAACTTAATGGTTTTGGCGCTTCCTCACTGTTTTTGAAAGGATTTTTCGAGAAAATAGGTATTGATTATCATGTAGTGCATTATGAAGACTTTAAGTCAGCTGCAGATATGTATAATCAAACAAAATATACAGATTCAGCCAAACACCAAATCCGTGTTATTCTTGAACAGCGTAACAAATATTTTGTTTCTTCTGTGGCAAAACACAGAAATATGAGTGAAGAGAAAGTCACAGATGTAATGAATAGGGGCATTTATACAGCAGATTCTCTTCTTACGGAAGGTTTCATTGATGAATTTGCTACCGAGTTGAATGTTCGCGATTTTATCAGATATCGTGCTAATGATGAGCCTTACAATCTGAAATTGACTGTTAGTCAGGATGATAAAGAAAATCTTTATAATAAGGATTTCAAAGGTAAACTAAATTTGGTTGGTGTATCTGATTATCTTACAACCCTAAAACCTACTAAAGAAGATGTTTTTGATAAAGATATTGAAATTGCAGTAGTTAATGGTGTCGGTCCTATCAATTCAGGAAGAGATACAGACGATGGATTCAGCAGTGATTACACAATTCGCTCAGGGGATTTTGTAAGGAACTTAAGAAAAGCAAGAAATAATGATAAAGTAAAAGCTATAATTATTAGAATTGACAGCCCTGGTGGCTCTGTTATTGCCTCAGAAGAAATATGGGATGAAATTATACGTGCCAAAAGTGTAAAGCCGGTTTATGCATCAATGAGTGATGTTGCTGCATCAGGCGGCTACTATATGGCAATGGCTTGCGATACTATTATCGCTCACCCTGCAACTATTACCGGATCTATCGGTGTTGTTATGGCTATTCCTAATGTTAGCGGCACTATGAGCAAATTAGGTATGACAGCAGATACAATCAGTCTTAGCAATGCTGCTCAGTTTATGAACGGAATGTTTCCTTATGATAAACAATCTATGGATAAGCTACGTGGCTTGTCAAGAGGAATTTATGACAGGTTTATTACGCGTGCTGCCGAAAGCAGAGGTATGACTTATGAGGAATTACGCTCGGTTGCCAAAGGTCGCGTATGGACCGGAGAAGACGCAAAAGAAAGAAATCTTGTTGATGCTCTTGGGGGTTTAAATACATCTATTGATATGGTGAAAAACCGCCTTGGTATTCCTCTTGATAAAAAAGTTTATGTTAGATTCTATCCTGAAAAAGTTGATGATATGCAATTATTATTGAGCTTATTGGGTCTTGAAGATAAAAAAGAAGATGAAGAATTCAAGCTCGAACTTGCTAAAATGATGGGGCTTACTCCTGAAGCATTCATAAATAACTGGAATATGCTTCCTGATGACATCAGACAACAAATGAAATATATGTTCGAATTATCAAAAATCTCAAGTAGAGAAAGTGCTATGGTAGCTATGCCTTATATGATTAATATCAAATAA
- a CDS encoding phosphatase PAP2 family protein, with protein MPEFIQNIDTAIFYWINNGWSNSLLDKIMPFVTTVDSWILIYLLGFYVLFFKTGKIGKITGITLILTIIISDQISSSVLKEYFGRIRPCHTLPDVNLLVGCGGGKSFPSSHAVNNFASATVTTYFFKKNYMLFYSIAAIVAISRVYVGVHFPLDITAGAIIGTLIGFGVAIGINYFITRFNYSHFFKKE; from the coding sequence ATGCCTGAATTTATTCAAAACATTGATACTGCAATTTTCTACTGGATAAACAATGGCTGGTCAAATTCTCTGCTTGATAAAATAATGCCATTTGTTACAACGGTGGATAGTTGGATTTTGATTTATTTGCTTGGATTTTATGTGCTTTTTTTCAAAACCGGTAAAATCGGGAAAATTACAGGAATTACTCTTATACTAACGATTATAATTTCAGACCAGATTAGCAGTTCCGTTCTGAAAGAGTATTTTGGAAGGATTCGTCCATGCCATACACTTCCCGATGTGAACTTGCTTGTAGGTTGTGGTGGTGGAAAATCCTTTCCTTCATCACACGCTGTTAACAATTTTGCTTCGGCTACTGTAACTACATATTTTTTCAAAAAGAATTACATGTTATTTTATTCAATTGCGGCGATTGTGGCAATTTCAAGGGTTTATGTGGGTGTGCATTTCCCGCTTGATATTACTGCCGGAGCAATAATCGGAACTCTGATTGGATTTGGTGTTGCTATCGGCATTAATTATTTTATTACAAGATTTAATTATTCCCATTTTTTTAAAAAAGAGTAA